One part of the Saprospiraceae bacterium genome encodes these proteins:
- a CDS encoding aldehyde dehydrogenase family protein, producing the protein MNTDFLQILQLQESNKGSWCGAISFPSAQTIESISPVNGKRIGAVGISSQSDYEAIVSKAQTAFQFWRNVPAPKRGEIVREIGDALVKHKEALGQLVSYEMGKSLQEGLGEVQEMIDICYFATGLSRQLFGLTMHSERPKHRMYEQWHPLGIVGVISAFNFPVAVWSWNAALAWICGNVVIWKPSEKTPICSIACQHIAQSIFTKHGLPDGISCIINGDFKIGEWLSKDSRIPLLSATGSTRMGRAVGTEVAKRFGKSILELGGNNAVIVCPSADLNVVLTSVLFGAVGTAGQRCTTTRRLIIQESIYETLKTKLANAYTQLRIGNPLDPQNHVGPLIDQHAVNLYLQALEQINVQGGKFLVEGGLLFGVEYESGCYVKPCIAEVKHDLNIVHEETFAPILYLMKYSNLEEAIAIQNEVPQGLSSSIMTRDLLEAEFFLSHTGSDCGIANVNIGTSGAEIGGAFGGEKETGGGRESGSDAWRAYMRRQTNTINYGTEVPLAQGIKFDLNS; encoded by the coding sequence ATGAATACAGATTTTCTTCAAATACTCCAGCTTCAGGAATCTAACAAAGGAAGCTGGTGCGGAGCTATTTCATTTCCTTCCGCCCAAACCATCGAATCTATTTCACCCGTAAATGGTAAACGAATTGGTGCGGTAGGGATCTCTTCCCAATCGGATTATGAAGCGATTGTATCGAAAGCTCAAACGGCTTTTCAATTTTGGCGGAATGTGCCCGCTCCAAAACGAGGTGAAATTGTACGAGAAATCGGAGATGCATTAGTAAAACATAAAGAAGCTCTTGGCCAACTTGTTTCCTATGAAATGGGAAAAAGTCTTCAAGAAGGCTTAGGTGAAGTACAGGAAATGATTGATATATGCTATTTTGCTACTGGCTTGTCAAGACAGTTATTTGGATTGACAATGCATTCTGAAAGACCCAAGCACAGAATGTATGAGCAATGGCATCCTTTGGGAATTGTAGGGGTAATATCAGCATTTAATTTTCCGGTTGCTGTTTGGTCATGGAATGCGGCCTTAGCCTGGATATGTGGCAATGTGGTTATTTGGAAACCTTCTGAAAAAACACCAATTTGCAGTATTGCTTGCCAACATATTGCCCAATCTATCTTTACTAAACATGGACTGCCAGATGGCATTTCCTGTATTATTAATGGGGATTTTAAAATTGGAGAATGGTTGAGTAAAGACTCCAGAATTCCGCTACTCTCTGCAACCGGTTCTACCCGTATGGGAAGAGCAGTTGGTACTGAAGTAGCGAAACGCTTTGGTAAATCGATTCTTGAATTGGGAGGGAATAATGCTGTTATTGTATGCCCAAGTGCTGATTTAAATGTTGTCTTAACTTCCGTATTGTTTGGGGCTGTTGGCACTGCCGGTCAACGCTGTACAACAACCAGAAGACTTATTATACAGGAAAGCATATACGAAACACTCAAAACAAAACTGGCCAATGCTTATACTCAATTAAGAATTGGAAATCCTTTGGATCCACAAAACCATGTTGGTCCATTAATTGATCAACATGCAGTCAACTTATATCTTCAAGCACTAGAACAAATAAACGTACAGGGCGGTAAATTTTTAGTTGAAGGTGGGCTATTATTTGGAGTTGAATATGAAAGTGGATGTTATGTAAAACCTTGCATAGCAGAAGTAAAACATGATTTGAATATTGTGCATGAAGAAACCTTTGCTCCTATTTTATATTTAATGAAATATAGTAATCTTGAAGAAGCGATTGCGATTCAAAATGAAGTACCTCAGGGATTGTCATCATCTATAATGACCCGGGATCTTCTGGAAGCTGAATTTTTCTTATCGCATACTGGTTCTGATTGTGGCATTGCAAATGTAAATATTGGAACAAGTGGAGCGGAAATCGGTGGTGCGTTTGGCGGCGAAAAAGAAACGGGAGGTGGGCGCGAAAGTGGATCGGATGCCTGGAGAGCCTATATGCGCCGACAAACGAATACAATCAATTATGGTACTGAAGTTCCCCTTGCACAAGGGATTAAATTTGATTTAAATTCCTGA